From the genome of Terriglobia bacterium, one region includes:
- the gmk gene encoding guanylate kinase, with product MSDLVFIISAPSGSGKSTLVGRILSLVPGLDFSVSYTTRRPRGRESNGREYYYVNRETFEQMISEGAFLEHADVFGNYYGTAKRFVDEAHARGRDLLLDIDVQGAAQVRKALPQKMRVSIFVLPPNRDELERRLKLRSSAENVRDQEIIQRRLKTASREIEDYREYDYILVNDDLERSTEALRAIILTERRKHAGGEPTAQEREMKELADARQLVNVHDRIQPILASFAPESTAIRK from the coding sequence ATGAGTGATCTGGTCTTCATCATTTCGGCGCCGTCAGGCTCCGGCAAGTCGACTCTGGTTGGCAGAATTTTGAGCCTGGTTCCGGGATTGGACTTCTCGGTCTCTTACACCACGCGCCGTCCGCGCGGCAGAGAAAGCAACGGCCGCGAATACTATTACGTGAACCGCGAAACCTTCGAGCAGATGATCAGCGAAGGCGCATTCCTCGAACACGCGGACGTCTTTGGGAACTATTACGGAACCGCAAAACGTTTTGTCGACGAGGCTCACGCCAGGGGAAGGGACCTGCTCCTCGATATTGATGTGCAAGGGGCGGCCCAGGTCCGTAAAGCCCTTCCTCAGAAAATGCGCGTGAGCATCTTCGTCCTGCCGCCGAACCGGGATGAGTTGGAAAGAAGGTTGAAGCTGCGGAGTTCGGCAGAGAACGTCCGCGACCAGGAAATTATCCAGCGAAGGCTGAAGACCGCCTCGCGTGAGATTGAAGATTATCGGGAATATGACTATATTCTCGTCAACGATGATCTCGAGCGCTCGACCGAGGCATTGCGGGCCATCATCCTGACCGAACGGCGCAAGCACGCCGGCGGCGAGCCCACAGCCCAGGAGCGCGAGATGAAAGAATTGGCCGACGCTCGTCAGTTGGTCAATGTTCATGACCGGATTCAGCCGATTCTGGCTTCTTTTGCGCCAGAGTCAACGGCGATCCGCAAGTAG
- a CDS encoding YicC/YloC family endoribonuclease has translation MPIRSMTGFAQSKEQHGEFSFTVNVKSVNHRFLDLHLRLPANSDALEMRVRKLVKEHMQRGHLEITIKLERTETAGVSVNREMVAGYVAAFRKISGELGLTGEPDLNIIFRLNGVLAGGDEMPDDTGLQAAVLAKLEEAVRKLDDMRLQEGQTIVHELKQRMEHLQKGTEEVEKLRSVVLQAYLEKVQSRLQELIGNQSDPDRLLQEAALLADRTDIQEEIVRMKTHIQHFLGFMGEAREAGKKMDFLLQEMNREANTMLSKTSGVSGEALRITELGLAMKADIEKSREQVQNIE, from the coding sequence ATGCCCATTCGCTCCATGACCGGTTTTGCGCAGTCCAAGGAACAGCACGGCGAGTTCTCGTTCACCGTGAACGTGAAATCAGTCAACCACCGTTTCCTAGACCTCCACCTGCGCCTGCCCGCCAACTCCGACGCGCTCGAGATGCGCGTCCGCAAGCTCGTGAAAGAGCACATGCAGCGCGGCCACCTCGAAATCACCATCAAGCTCGAGCGCACCGAGACCGCCGGCGTCAGCGTCAATCGCGAGATGGTCGCCGGTTACGTCGCAGCCTTCCGCAAAATCAGCGGTGAACTCGGCCTCACCGGCGAGCCCGATCTAAATATCATCTTCCGGCTCAACGGCGTTCTCGCCGGTGGCGACGAGATGCCCGACGACACCGGCCTGCAGGCAGCCGTCCTCGCGAAGCTAGAAGAAGCCGTTCGCAAGCTCGACGACATGCGCCTGCAGGAAGGCCAAACGATCGTTCACGAACTGAAACAGCGCATGGAGCATCTCCAAAAAGGGACAGAAGAGGTCGAGAAGCTGCGCTCCGTGGTATTGCAGGCCTACCTCGAGAAAGTACAATCAAGATTGCAGGAACTCATCGGTAACCAGAGCGATCCCGACCGCCTCTTGCAGGAGGCCGCACTGCTCGCCGATCGCACCGACATCCAGGAAGAGATCGTGCGCATGAAGACGCACATCCAGCACTTCCTCGGGTTCATGGGCGAAGCCCGCGAGGCCGGAAAGAAGATGGACTTCCTGCTGCAGGAGATGAACCGCGAGGCTAACACCATGCTGTCCAAGACCTCGGGCGTAAGCGGCGAAGCTCTGCGCATCACCGAACTCGGGCTGGCCATGAAAGCGGATATCGAGAAATCGAGGGAGCAGGTACAGAACATAGAATGA
- a CDS encoding ABC transporter transmembrane domain-containing protein, whose amino-acid sequence MRQLLRLIRYIRPYWWQFSASVVFMAGVGLLTAFRIALVRPILDRVLNPGSQSKDIVLFTFHLAGKAHTLYLQQLVPSHFTNAWTIVAYLLVMATLLMGIADYLGTYLVNFAGFGLITDLRNDLYERLLRRSAAFFQKHTSGTLISTIVTDIEKVQSAMSTVLAECIQQTFILIFTAALAIILGKQLAWVLLIFIPIIILSIARIGRDVRRTTRRGQDKLAEIQNILQETISGNRIVKAFGMELWETTRFRGAAKRLFSANIRSIAVAAISSPLMQILASIAISLLLLLGRDQINHSRMSLGVFFSFIIAVFALYDPVRKYAGFYNSFQQALGASESIFRFMDEQDEVLQKPNAVALKPFCSEIAFDNVSFSYGENGNEREVLSGVNLHVPAGEVLAIVGSSGSGKTTLVHLIPRFFDVTGGSIFVDGHDVRDVTLPSLRSQIGIVTQDTILFNDTVRNNIAYGQPHVSQEKVLQAAHAALAHDFIMNMPEGYDTMIGERGFRLSGGERQRISIARALLKNAPILILDEATSALDTESEALVQAALQNLMANRTVFVIAHRLSTVRRADRIVVLENGQISDIGTHEDLVARLGTYRRLYDLQFVDIEPPRSAPAEHAD is encoded by the coding sequence ATGCGGCAACTGCTTCGGCTCATTCGATACATACGACCGTACTGGTGGCAGTTCTCCGCGTCCGTAGTTTTCATGGCGGGCGTCGGCCTGCTCACGGCCTTTCGTATCGCTCTCGTCCGGCCGATCCTGGACCGCGTCCTCAACCCTGGCTCTCAATCCAAGGACATCGTCCTCTTCACTTTCCACTTAGCCGGCAAGGCGCACACTCTCTACCTTCAGCAACTCGTTCCAAGTCACTTCACGAATGCATGGACCATCGTCGCCTACCTTCTCGTCATGGCGACCCTCCTGATGGGTATCGCCGACTACCTCGGCACCTATCTGGTGAATTTCGCTGGTTTCGGCCTGATTACCGATCTCCGCAACGATCTCTACGAAAGGCTCCTGCGCCGGTCCGCCGCGTTCTTCCAGAAGCACACCAGCGGAACCCTGATTTCGACCATCGTCACCGACATTGAGAAGGTTCAGTCCGCAATGTCGACGGTTCTGGCCGAGTGTATCCAGCAGACCTTCATCCTGATCTTCACCGCCGCTCTCGCCATCATCCTTGGCAAGCAGCTAGCCTGGGTCCTGCTGATCTTTATTCCGATCATCATCCTCTCCATCGCCCGCATCGGGCGCGACGTCCGCCGAACCACGCGCCGCGGCCAGGACAAACTCGCAGAGATCCAGAACATCCTGCAGGAGACAATCTCCGGTAATCGCATCGTGAAAGCCTTCGGAATGGAACTCTGGGAGACGACGCGCTTCCGCGGAGCCGCCAAGCGACTGTTCAGCGCCAACATCCGTTCCATTGCCGTCGCCGCAATCAGTTCTCCCCTGATGCAGATACTCGCCTCTATCGCCATCAGTCTCCTGCTTCTGCTTGGGCGAGACCAGATCAATCACAGCCGGATGTCGCTCGGAGTCTTCTTCTCCTTCATCATTGCCGTCTTCGCCCTGTACGATCCGGTCCGCAAATACGCCGGCTTCTACAACAGCTTCCAGCAGGCCCTCGGCGCCTCGGAATCCATCTTTCGTTTTATGGACGAGCAGGATGAAGTTCTTCAGAAGCCGAACGCGGTCGCCCTCAAGCCCTTTTGCAGCGAGATCGCCTTCGACAATGTCAGCTTTTCCTATGGCGAGAATGGCAATGAGCGCGAGGTTCTGAGCGGCGTGAATCTGCATGTGCCGGCCGGAGAAGTCCTCGCCATCGTCGGCTCAAGCGGCTCCGGCAAGACCACCCTGGTCCACCTCATCCCCCGCTTCTTCGACGTGACCGGCGGCAGCATCTTCGTCGACGGCCACGACGTCCGCGATGTGACGCTCCCCTCTCTTCGCTCACAGATCGGCATCGTCACGCAGGACACCATTCTCTTCAACGACACCGTGCGCAACAACATCGCCTACGGCCAGCCGCACGTCTCGCAGGAGAAGGTGTTGCAGGCGGCACACGCGGCTCTCGCGCACGACTTCATCATGAACATGCCCGAGGGCTATGACACCATGATCGGCGAGCGCGGCTTCCGCCTGTCCGGCGGCGAGCGCCAGCGCATCAGCATTGCCCGCGCCCTGCTGAAAAACGCTCCCATCCTCATTCTCGACGAGGCCACCTCTGCGCTCGATACCGAGTCCGAAGCCCTCGTCCAGGCCGCCTTGCAGAACCTCATGGCCAACCGGACAGTGTTCGTAATCGCGCACCGGTTGTCGACGGTGAGACGCGCCGACAGAATTGTCGTGCTTGAGAACGGCCAAATCAGCGATATTGGAACTCACGAAGATTTAGTAGCCCGCCTCGGAACCTATCGCCGGCTCTATGACCTGCAGTTCGTCGATATCGAGCCGCCGAGGAGTGCCCCGGCGGAGCACGCAGACTGA
- a CDS encoding rhodanese-like domain-containing protein, which yields MKRVLLFFAVLFSVSAFAQFVATQPALIQPQELAAILNSKQPKPLILNVGPYMLYAQAHIPGAEYIGEGADPKGREALRNRVKNVSKKQFIVLYCGCCPWNHCPNVHPAYKELFDLGFRNVKVLYIADNLGADWVYRGYPTVRGR from the coding sequence GTGAAACGTGTTCTTCTCTTTTTCGCCGTGTTGTTTTCGGTCTCGGCCTTTGCCCAGTTCGTCGCCACCCAACCCGCCCTCATCCAGCCGCAGGAACTCGCAGCCATCCTAAATTCCAAACAGCCGAAGCCGCTGATCCTGAACGTCGGGCCGTACATGCTGTACGCGCAGGCGCACATTCCGGGTGCGGAATATATCGGTGAGGGAGCCGATCCGAAGGGCCGGGAGGCGCTCCGCAATCGCGTGAAGAACGTTTCCAAGAAGCAGTTCATCGTGCTTTATTGCGGATGCTGTCCGTGGAACCACTGTCCCAACGTCCACCCGGCGTACAAGGAACTGTTCGATCTCGGGTTCAGGAACGTGAAGGTGCTCTACATCGCCGACAATCTTGGCGCCGACTGGGTTTATCGCGGCTATCCTACAGTGCGAGGGCGCTGA
- a CDS encoding TlpA disulfide reductase family protein gives MSKLFLLPLLAYFVVVPLRKDSHLPTEADVGHQHTPAQSSQAPDFSLTDLNGQKLTLSQFKGKVVLLDFWASWCTPCQAEIPQFIEWQKKFGDRGFQVIGISMDDNEKAARKFLERVKPNYPIAMGNTKVAESYGGILGLPANIVITRNGQIMARHIGVSDLKSLEQEIELGLAMK, from the coding sequence GTGAGCAAGCTATTTCTGTTGCCGTTACTGGCATACTTCGTCGTGGTACCTCTGCGAAAAGACTCACATCTGCCAACTGAGGCAGACGTGGGGCACCAGCACACGCCTGCTCAGTCATCGCAGGCGCCGGACTTCAGCCTTACCGATTTGAATGGGCAAAAACTCACGTTGTCGCAATTCAAAGGGAAGGTTGTACTGCTGGATTTCTGGGCGAGCTGGTGCACTCCGTGCCAGGCCGAAATACCCCAGTTCATCGAATGGCAGAAGAAATTTGGAGATCGGGGCTTCCAGGTGATCGGGATCTCGATGGATGATAACGAGAAAGCGGCGCGCAAGTTCCTGGAGCGCGTGAAACCGAACTACCCCATCGCAATGGGCAACACGAAGGTCGCCGAATCGTATGGGGGAATCCTGGGGCTACCGGCCAATATTGTGATCACGCGCAACGGCCAGATCATGGCCAGACATATCGGGGTATCGGACTTAAAGAGCCTGGAGCAGGAGATTGAATTAGGACTTGCGATGAAATGA
- a CDS encoding DUF507 family protein, with protein MRISRDKSNKIAKAAFEAIKEADEVEFIEDPQTIRLEIRATLEKLLTEEEGLDKAARQKIESQKRTITEGTAEWDILYRKYYNDEVKKLGI; from the coding sequence ATGAGAATCAGCCGCGACAAGTCGAATAAAATCGCCAAGGCTGCTTTCGAAGCCATCAAGGAAGCCGACGAGGTCGAATTTATCGAAGATCCGCAGACCATCCGGTTGGAGATCCGCGCGACCCTCGAGAAACTGCTGACCGAAGAAGAGGGGCTCGATAAGGCCGCGCGCCAGAAGATCGAAAGCCAAAAGCGCACCATCACCGAAGGTACGGCCGAGTGGGACATCCTCTATCGCAAGTACTACAACGATGAAGTGAAGAAGTTGGGAATCTGA
- a CDS encoding DUF507 family protein, with product MIYSREYVGYLAKQLVRRLKEGEFIDAPHPEAVAEKVNAAMYEELSLEDRINEEVRAILEAYSDEARQMGADYQEAFKKVKMQLVKKYKAVL from the coding sequence ATGATCTATTCGAGAGAGTACGTCGGCTATCTGGCAAAGCAGCTTGTCCGGCGATTGAAAGAAGGCGAGTTTATCGACGCTCCTCATCCGGAAGCCGTCGCCGAGAAGGTAAACGCCGCGATGTACGAGGAGCTTTCCCTCGAAGACCGCATCAATGAGGAAGTCCGTGCGATCCTCGAAGCGTATTCAGACGAGGCACGACAGATGGGTGCCGATTATCAGGAAGCATTCAAGAAAGTGAAAATGCAGCTGGTGAAGAAATACAAGGCGGTGCTATGA
- the recJ gene encoding single-stranded-DNA-specific exonuclease RecJ: MRWIPRVPEPSEPELTLRDREGLALQLADSLRLPVMVARLLVNRGIRNDESAWRFLDPQIDQLHSPYLMCGMKAAIERLRAAIEKRERILIYGDYDVDGTMAVVILKTAIELCGGVCDFHVPHRILEGYGMRDEVIERAAADGIRLIISVDTGIRAFAAAETAERLGLDLIVTDHHLPHEHGIPKALAVLNPNQPGCEYPCKALCGAGVAFKVAQALFEAAGRERYISSFLKVVAIATIADAVPLTGENRVFVKLGLEGLSHPVNPGLRALLEVCELRQNRTLTTTEIAFRVAPRMNAAGRMDIARDVIDLFTMKDAERAREIALRLNRLNGDRQQEESRIVAEIQQKVEDDPSLRESYCMVLDGDGWHRGVIGICASRVVDRYHRPALVLSVDNGEAHGSGRSIPSFHLLNALESCPELFSRYGGHAHAVGFGLPSERIPELRRALDGYARQRLTEADFVPLLETDGELPLDEITPALWQEINRLLPFGMGNPEPVFVTRGAKILTEPKIVKEKHLKLKVSRGSDGSPSLSRAMDAIGWRMAERLQQQPLAFGDALDVAYRIERNTHPDFGGNLQLVLCDYVVSVPVPVRAVAAATD, translated from the coding sequence GTGCGCTGGATCCCACGCGTCCCTGAACCCAGTGAACCTGAATTGACTTTGCGCGATCGCGAGGGTCTTGCCCTTCAGTTGGCGGATTCTCTGCGCCTGCCGGTGATGGTGGCACGGCTGCTGGTAAATCGTGGGATCCGGAACGACGAAAGTGCCTGGCGATTTTTAGATCCGCAGATCGATCAGTTGCACTCGCCTTACCTGATGTGCGGCATGAAAGCGGCGATCGAGCGCCTGCGTGCTGCGATCGAGAAGCGCGAGCGCATCCTGATCTACGGCGACTATGACGTGGATGGCACGATGGCCGTCGTGATCCTGAAGACGGCGATTGAGTTGTGCGGCGGGGTATGCGATTTCCACGTACCGCACAGGATTCTCGAAGGTTACGGCATGCGCGACGAGGTGATCGAACGCGCGGCCGCGGATGGGATCCGGCTGATCATCAGCGTCGATACCGGAATACGCGCCTTTGCTGCCGCCGAAACTGCCGAGCGACTCGGCCTCGACCTGATCGTCACCGATCACCATTTGCCGCACGAGCACGGCATCCCGAAAGCGCTGGCCGTACTGAATCCTAATCAACCCGGCTGCGAGTATCCGTGCAAGGCGCTGTGCGGAGCTGGTGTCGCGTTCAAAGTTGCGCAGGCGCTGTTTGAGGCGGCGGGGCGCGAGCGATACATCTCGTCATTTCTGAAGGTGGTCGCGATCGCGACTATAGCCGACGCTGTACCGCTGACCGGCGAGAATCGCGTTTTCGTGAAGCTCGGCCTTGAGGGATTGAGCCATCCGGTTAACCCGGGGCTGCGGGCGCTCCTCGAGGTCTGTGAGTTGCGGCAGAATCGGACGCTCACGACGACTGAGATCGCGTTCCGCGTAGCGCCGCGGATGAACGCAGCCGGCCGCATGGACATCGCGCGCGATGTAATCGACCTTTTCACGATGAAAGACGCGGAGCGTGCCCGGGAAATCGCGTTGCGACTGAATAGACTCAACGGCGACCGGCAACAGGAAGAATCACGCATCGTCGCCGAGATCCAGCAGAAGGTCGAGGATGATCCTTCGCTGCGCGAGTCGTATTGCATGGTGCTGGATGGGGACGGCTGGCATCGCGGAGTCATCGGCATCTGCGCCTCGCGTGTCGTCGATCGCTACCACCGACCGGCCCTGGTGCTATCCGTCGACAATGGAGAAGCACACGGCTCCGGCCGATCAATTCCGTCGTTTCACCTGTTGAATGCGCTGGAGTCCTGCCCGGAACTGTTCAGTCGCTATGGCGGACATGCACACGCGGTTGGGTTTGGGCTGCCATCGGAGCGAATTCCGGAACTTCGCCGCGCACTGGACGGCTATGCACGCCAGCGCCTAACCGAAGCTGATTTCGTGCCGCTGCTGGAAACCGATGGCGAGTTGCCCCTCGACGAGATCACGCCCGCGCTCTGGCAGGAGATCAATCGACTTTTGCCATTCGGGATGGGAAACCCCGAGCCGGTATTCGTCACACGCGGAGCCAAGATCCTGACCGAGCCGAAGATTGTGAAGGAGAAGCACCTGAAGCTGAAGGTCTCGCGCGGAAGCGATGGGAGCCCGTCTCTTTCTCGGGCGATGGACGCCATAGGCTGGCGCATGGCGGAGCGGTTGCAACAACAGCCGCTGGCGTTCGGCGACGCGCTGGACGTCGCTTACCGGATTGAGCGGAATACGCATCCGGACTTCGGTGGGAATCTGCAGTTGGTGCTGTGCGATTATGTGGTTTCGGTGCCTGTCCCGGTGCGCGCCGTTGCGGCGGCGACGGACTGA
- a CDS encoding RDD family protein, producing MSYAPVWRRFVAAAIDIATVITFVLPGVLAFFWLAEIVTGWFGMDQDDSRFFAGVGGVLLFLTADWLYNAYMNSSQRRATFGKYFMGLTVTGLDGEQVGFGQATGRYFAKYISTFPLFAGFFITPFTRRKQALHDMVAGTVVMRR from the coding sequence ATGAGTTATGCGCCCGTCTGGCGCCGTTTCGTTGCAGCCGCGATTGATATCGCCACCGTGATCACGTTTGTGCTGCCTGGAGTCCTGGCATTCTTCTGGCTGGCAGAAATCGTGACGGGCTGGTTTGGCATGGATCAGGACGACAGCCGGTTCTTCGCGGGTGTCGGTGGCGTGCTCCTTTTCCTGACCGCCGACTGGCTCTACAACGCCTACATGAACAGCTCACAGCGGCGTGCCACTTTTGGCAAGTACTTCATGGGGCTAACGGTCACCGGACTGGATGGCGAACAGGTCGGCTTCGGTCAAGCGACGGGGCGCTACTTCGCCAAATACATCTCGACGTTCCCACTCTTTGCCGGATTCTTTATCACACCGTTCACGCGAAGGAAACAGGCACTCCATGACATGGTGGCGGGGACAGTAGTGATGAGGCGGTAA
- the rapZ gene encoding RNase adapter RapZ, whose amino-acid sequence MPRPSKPRARNREPLRPRPTGSGRLVIITGMSGSGKASVLKAFEDLGYYSVDNLPVELIPHLADLLSQTEERRNSALVVDIREGERLEKLPRIFRELRQKYNATLVYMEAEDDILLRRYSETRRPHPLGISNSVQQSLTNERKRLAPIRKVADIVIDTSKFNVHELRAHIHEAFKPEAPKPTTILVSTISFGFKKGVPDDADLMFDVRFLPNPHFVPELRPYTGRHPKVARYIRSFPQTQEFIDRISELLIYLLPHYIEEGKSYLTIAFGCTGGQHRSVMIAEEVSKRLGKAGFRVKVEHRDCPR is encoded by the coding sequence ATGCCTCGACCATCCAAGCCCCGCGCCCGAAATCGGGAACCTCTTCGCCCGCGCCCTACGGGCTCCGGACGCCTTGTCATCATCACCGGTATGAGCGGCTCCGGCAAGGCGTCGGTGCTCAAAGCCTTCGAGGATCTCGGCTACTACTCGGTCGATAATCTCCCAGTCGAACTGATCCCGCACCTAGCCGACTTGCTGAGCCAGACCGAGGAGCGCCGGAACTCCGCTCTGGTCGTCGACATCCGCGAAGGCGAGCGCCTGGAAAAGCTGCCGCGGATATTTCGCGAACTTCGCCAGAAATACAACGCGACCCTCGTTTACATGGAAGCCGAGGACGACATCCTCCTGCGCCGTTACAGTGAGACCCGCCGTCCTCATCCGCTCGGCATATCCAACTCGGTCCAGCAATCGCTGACCAACGAGCGCAAGCGCCTCGCCCCCATCCGCAAGGTCGCCGACATCGTCATCGACACCTCGAAGTTCAACGTTCACGAGCTTCGCGCGCACATCCACGAGGCCTTCAAGCCCGAGGCGCCCAAGCCGACCACGATCCTGGTCTCGACCATCAGCTTCGGCTTCAAAAAGGGGGTGCCTGATGACGCCGACCTCATGTTCGACGTCCGCTTCCTGCCCAACCCGCACTTCGTACCCGAACTCCGCCCCTACACCGGCCGCCACCCGAAGGTCGCCCGCTACATCCGCTCCTTCCCGCAGACACAGGAATTTATCGACCGCATCTCGGAACTGTTGATCTACCTGTTGCCGCACTACATCGAGGAGGGCAAGTCCTACCTGACGATAGCCTTCGGCTGCACCGGCGGTCAGCACCGCTCAGTCATGATCGCGGAGGAAGTGTCAAAGAGGTTGGGGAAGGCAGGTTTCCGGGTGAAAGTGGAGCACAGGGACTGCCCGAGATAA
- the raiA gene encoding ribosome-associated translation inhibitor RaiA: MNVEYTGRQFEITPAIRKEVEAGLNKISKFLGETFKSKVILTAEKSRRIAEITIKRRSHPIVGLAESQDMSAAISEALEHIEKQALKHNGRKRDTKRVTKSKWKREAPEVELTMAVGASTTTAVPVVVHKFPGNKKTTEAHLVRSEDAVAIRPMTLEEAVKECEFRDREVFVFRDKEGNVKVLHRKKDGKLELIEA, translated from the coding sequence ATGAATGTGGAATATACCGGAAGACAGTTCGAAATCACTCCTGCCATTCGCAAAGAGGTCGAAGCCGGCCTCAACAAGATTTCCAAATTCCTCGGCGAGACTTTCAAAAGCAAAGTGATTCTTACCGCCGAGAAGTCGCGCCGTATTGCTGAAATTACGATCAAGCGCCGCAGTCATCCCATCGTGGGCCTCGCCGAGTCGCAGGACATGAGCGCCGCGATCTCCGAGGCACTGGAGCACATCGAGAAGCAGGCGCTGAAGCACAACGGACGGAAACGGGATACCAAGCGAGTGACGAAATCAAAGTGGAAGCGGGAGGCTCCGGAAGTAGAACTGACCATGGCCGTCGGCGCAAGCACGACAACGGCGGTTCCGGTGGTAGTCCACAAGTTCCCGGGCAACAAGAAAACCACCGAGGCGCACCTTGTGCGCAGCGAAGACGCCGTTGCAATCCGCCCGATGACGCTGGAGGAAGCCGTCAAAGAGTGCGAATTTCGCGACCGCGAAGTGTTCGTCTTCCGCGACAAGGAAGGGAACGTAAAGGTCCTGCACCGCAAGAAAGACGGCAAACTGGAGTTGATCGAAGCGTAA
- the rpoN gene encoding RNA polymerase factor sigma-54 — protein MVLLQPKLNLRVSQKQILTPGLVQMVSVLALNKMELKDMINAELEENPVLDEFMSAVPTLDEVGAREEQRDRDAAAATAEEPPAPAEEKDPFEEIDFGSFFQDYLDPGYRSNVELEEIERPSFENFLSKPTTLTDHLMWQLGAIHVSEDVRSAAELVIGNLNEDGYLLASDEELLTLGAYGLQKPQDENGSGDEASFDAPAEPASSPDELSVIAADATAEPQGPTLVDNNHRAVGRFGRDALHEAVDLIRQMDPVGVAARDLRECLMSQLENLKLHKPLNGSPHTILNGETVEVCLAVVDKYLPMVQNKQLKEIGKALGKSVEQVQAAVDFIKTLDPKPGLRYNKTEPRLIEPDVAFIKQGDEYIVVMNDEDLPQLRLNPTYRRMLTQQTAEKDVKNYVKERYKSAIQLIKNIEQRKQTILKVCLVIIARQREFLDHGIDQLKPMMIKEVAEEIGVHPSTVSRAVSNKYVHTPQGVYELRYFFSESVQGPEGGGTSLLILKRRVKKLIEDEDPKHPLTDEQITRILQGQGIQVTRRTVAKYREDMKIPSTHQRRIKN, from the coding sequence ATGGTATTGCTACAGCCCAAACTGAACCTTAGAGTTTCGCAGAAGCAGATCCTGACCCCTGGCCTGGTTCAGATGGTCAGCGTCCTTGCGCTCAACAAAATGGAGCTCAAGGACATGATCAATGCGGAACTGGAAGAGAACCCGGTTCTTGACGAGTTCATGTCGGCTGTACCTACGCTGGACGAGGTAGGGGCGCGCGAGGAGCAGCGCGACCGCGACGCTGCGGCCGCGACAGCGGAAGAGCCCCCCGCTCCGGCAGAGGAAAAAGATCCCTTCGAAGAGATCGATTTCGGTTCGTTTTTTCAGGACTATCTCGATCCCGGCTATCGTAGCAATGTTGAACTGGAAGAAATCGAACGGCCCTCATTCGAGAACTTCCTGTCAAAACCGACCACGCTGACCGATCACCTGATGTGGCAGTTGGGTGCGATACACGTAAGCGAAGACGTCCGCTCCGCCGCCGAACTGGTGATCGGCAACCTCAACGAAGACGGGTACCTGCTGGCCAGTGACGAAGAATTGCTGACGCTTGGTGCCTACGGTTTGCAGAAACCCCAGGACGAAAATGGTTCCGGGGACGAAGCAAGCTTCGATGCGCCTGCCGAGCCGGCATCCTCTCCAGACGAACTTTCAGTGATTGCCGCCGACGCAACGGCCGAGCCGCAGGGGCCGACGCTGGTCGACAACAACCATCGCGCGGTCGGACGTTTCGGTCGCGATGCGTTGCACGAAGCCGTAGACCTTATTCGTCAGATGGATCCCGTCGGCGTCGCAGCTCGCGACTTGCGCGAATGCCTGATGTCGCAGCTCGAAAACCTGAAGCTGCACAAACCCCTGAATGGCTCGCCCCACACGATTCTCAACGGCGAAACCGTCGAGGTTTGCCTCGCCGTAGTCGACAAATATCTGCCCATGGTGCAGAACAAGCAGCTGAAAGAAATCGGCAAGGCACTGGGCAAGTCCGTGGAGCAGGTGCAGGCGGCCGTTGATTTCATCAAGACGCTCGACCCCAAGCCTGGCCTGCGCTACAACAAAACCGAGCCGCGATTAATCGAGCCTGACGTGGCGTTCATCAAGCAGGGTGACGAGTACATCGTCGTGATGAACGACGAAGACCTGCCGCAACTCCGGCTGAATCCGACTTATCGCCGCATGCTGACGCAGCAGACGGCCGAAAAAGACGTCAAAAATTACGTTAAAGAGCGCTACAAGTCGGCGATCCAGCTCATCAAGAACATCGAGCAGCGCAAGCAGACGATCCTTAAAGTCTGCCTTGTCATCATCGCCCGGCAGCGCGAGTTCCTTGATCATGGTATCGATCAATTGAAGCCAATGATGATCAAGGAAGTGGCGGAAGAGATCGGTGTGCATCCTTCGACGGTCAGCCGCGCTGTTTCGAACAAGTACGTCCACACCCCGCAGGGCGTGTACGAGTTGCGCTACTTCTTCAGCGAAAGCGTGCAGGGTCCCGAAGGCGGCGGTACATCGCTCCTTATACTCAAACGGCGCGTCAAAAAGCTCATCGAAGACGAAGACCCGAAGCACCCGCTTACGGACGAGCAGATCACACGCATCCTGCAAGGCCAGGGCATCCAGGTCACTCGGCGAACCGTAGCCAAGTACCGCGAAGACATGAAGATCCCGAGCACACACCAGAGAAGAATCAAGAACTAA